Proteins from a single region of Festucalex cinctus isolate MCC-2025b chromosome 19, RoL_Fcin_1.0, whole genome shotgun sequence:
- the LOC144007430 gene encoding low density lipoprotein receptor adapter protein 1-B-like isoform X2, which translates to MDAFKSAGRAIIRRPSAAKQSWTARRHRKLPENWTDTKEAILDGMTFRLRHLGMTLVDQPKGEELAAAAVKRIVATAKISGKKATKVYLKVTPQGITLYDSSTDNCLENISIYRISYCTVDKVHERVFAFIAQNTFNGTLECHAYLCSKRKEAQAVALTVAQAFGLAFELWQVTREEKGRRVQSGSSSSSQTERSSSPKDVVAMVNLLDSEDRLVAETNGNVDQMDNQRTSKSNNNPSWEREDDLDEAFSKLAVSRTNPQILDVGLMPRD; encoded by the exons ATGGATGCCTTCAAGTCAGCTGGGAGAGCCATTATCCGAAGACCTAGTGCGGCTAAACAGTCTTGGACTGCCAGAAGACACAGAA AGCTTCCAGAGAACTGGACTGACACGAAAGAGGCCATCCTGGATGGGATGACCTTTAGACTCCGTCACCTCGGCATGACCTTAGTTGACCAGCCCAAAGGCGAGGAACTGGCAGCCGCAGCAGTGAAGAGGATTGTTGCCACG GCTAAAATCAGTGGGAAGAAAGCAACCAAAGTCTATCTTAAAGTGACTCCTCAAGGGATCACTCTCTATGACAGTTCCACCGACAACTGTCTTGAAAACATCTCCATATACAG AatatcctactgcacagtggacAAAGTGCATGAGCGAGTGTTTGCATTTATCGCCCAAAACACCTTCAACGGGACACTCGAGTGCCATGCTTACCTGTGCTCCAAGAGGAAAGAG GCTCAGGCTGTAGCTTTGACAGTCGCTCAGGCCTTCGGACTCGCTTTTGAACTTTGGCAAGTGACCCGGGAAG AGAAAGGAAGACGAGTCCAGTCCGGTTCAAGCAGTAGTTCCCAGACCGAGAGATCCTCCAGCCCCAAAG ACGTTGTTGCCATGGTCAACCTATTGGACAGTGAGGACAGGTTGGTAGCAGAGACCAATGGGAACGTTGACCAGATGGACAATCAAAGGACGTCTAAgagtaataataatccatcctgG GAACGAGAAGATGATTTGGACGAAGCCTTTTCCAA ACTGGCCGTGTCGCGTACTAACCCCCAAATCTTGGACGTTGGGCTGATGCCCCGAGACTGA
- the LOC144007430 gene encoding low density lipoprotein receptor adapter protein 1-B-like isoform X1, whose product MDAFKSAGRAIIRRPSAAKQSWTARRHRKLPENWTDTKEAILDGMTFRLRHLGMTLVDQPKGEELAAAAVKRIVATAKISGKKATKVYLKVTPQGITLYDSSTDNCLENISIYRISYCTVDKVHERVFAFIAQNTFNGTLECHAYLCSKRKEAQAVALTVAQAFGLAFELWQVTREEKGRRVQSGSSSSSQTERSSSPKDVVAMVNLLDSEDRLVAETNGNVDQMDNQRTSKSNNNPSWEREDDLDEAFSNCALDSSGSVPDWPCRVLTPKSWTLG is encoded by the exons ATGGATGCCTTCAAGTCAGCTGGGAGAGCCATTATCCGAAGACCTAGTGCGGCTAAACAGTCTTGGACTGCCAGAAGACACAGAA AGCTTCCAGAGAACTGGACTGACACGAAAGAGGCCATCCTGGATGGGATGACCTTTAGACTCCGTCACCTCGGCATGACCTTAGTTGACCAGCCCAAAGGCGAGGAACTGGCAGCCGCAGCAGTGAAGAGGATTGTTGCCACG GCTAAAATCAGTGGGAAGAAAGCAACCAAAGTCTATCTTAAAGTGACTCCTCAAGGGATCACTCTCTATGACAGTTCCACCGACAACTGTCTTGAAAACATCTCCATATACAG AatatcctactgcacagtggacAAAGTGCATGAGCGAGTGTTTGCATTTATCGCCCAAAACACCTTCAACGGGACACTCGAGTGCCATGCTTACCTGTGCTCCAAGAGGAAAGAG GCTCAGGCTGTAGCTTTGACAGTCGCTCAGGCCTTCGGACTCGCTTTTGAACTTTGGCAAGTGACCCGGGAAG AGAAAGGAAGACGAGTCCAGTCCGGTTCAAGCAGTAGTTCCCAGACCGAGAGATCCTCCAGCCCCAAAG ACGTTGTTGCCATGGTCAACCTATTGGACAGTGAGGACAGGTTGGTAGCAGAGACCAATGGGAACGTTGACCAGATGGACAATCAAAGGACGTCTAAgagtaataataatccatcctgG GAACGAGAAGATGATTTGGACGAAGCCTTTTCCAA CTGTGCTCTGGACAGCTCTGGTTCAGTTCCAG ACTGGCCGTGTCGCGTACTAACCCCCAAATCTTGGACGTTGGGCTGA
- the LOC144007257 gene encoding macoilin-like: MKRRNADCSKLRRPIKRNRITEGIYSSTFLYLKFLVVWVLVLLADFVLEFRFEYLWPFWLFLRSVYDSYRYQGLAFSFFFVFVALTSDIICLLFIPVQWLFFAASTYVWVQYVWHTERGVCLPTVSLWILFVYIEAAIRFKDLKNFHVDLCRPFAAHCIGYPVVTLGFGFKSYVSYKMRLRKQKDVQKENEFYMELLQQALPPEQQMLQRQEREAEEAKGISETEPSIGSQNGGPPSKKSSSVPLPELEYREKGKDSTAKEREGKKQNTIGINNNIIHSLDSKLQETEYIENYIRAKKLSHDAAGENAHSDSNTLAASKEDAAASGKNYKNAAGGGVCNSSPRNHSFSNGSIPTGSSSSKNDKKQKGGGKSPKDPLENCIPNNQLGKMDALARMEQDVKRLKADLQANRQTESDLRSQLSTLSNQDRSLRSELGQLQQDNELLQNKLHSSVQAKQKDKQTISQLEKRLKAEQEARVLAEKQLAEERKRKKMEEATAARAVALAAATRVESTDSLRGRIRELETECKKLSMDVKVKEDQIRDLEGKCQELRKYKENEKDTEVLMSALSAMQEKTQHLENSLSAETRIKLDLFSALGDAKRQLEIAQGQIHQREQEIAELKQKIAEVMAVMPSLSYSSDSSNLSPVTPHYSSKFMDNSPSSLDPNASVYQPLKK; the protein is encoded by the exons ATGAAGCGGCGCAATGCGGACTGCAGCAAACTCAGACGGCCGATAAAACGGAACCGAATCACCGAGGGTATATATAGCAg TACATTCCTGTATCTGAAGTTCCTGGTCGTGTGGGTGTTAGTTCTGCTGGCTGACTTTGTGTTGGAGTTCAGGTTTGAGTACCTGTGGCCCTTCTGGCTTTTCCTTCGCAGCGTCTATGATTCGTACAGATATCAGGGACTG GCGTTCTCATTCTTCTTTGTGTTTGTGGCACTCACATCAGACATCATCTGCCTCCTCTTCATCCCTGTGCAGTGGCTGTTCTTTGCTGCCAGCACCTACGTTTGGGTCCAGTATGTGTGGCACACAG AGAGAGGAGTGTGTCTTCCCACTGTGTCGTTGTGGATCCTGTTTGTGTACATCGAAGCTGCCATCCGCTTCAAAGACCTGAAGAACTTTCATGTTGACTTGTGTCGACCTTTTGCCGCTCACTG TATTGGCTACCCAGTGGTGACGCTAGGCTTTGGCTTCAAGAGCTACGTGAGCTACAAGATGCGGCTAAGGAAACAGAAGGATGTGCAAAAGGAGAACGAGTTCTACATGGAGTTGCTGCAACAGGCTCTACCACCTGAACAACAGATGCTGCAGCGACAGGagagggaggcagaggagg CTAAAGGGATTTCAGAAACAGAACCTTCCATCGGGTCTCAAAACGGAGGACCCCCCAGTAAGAAAAGCTCATCAGTCCCATTACCTGAACTGGAGTACCGAGAAAAAGGGAAGGACAGCACTGCAAAAGAGCGcgaaggcaaaaaacaaaacacaattggAATCAATAACAACATTATACACTCACTGGACTCCAAACTTCAGGAGACGGAATATATTGAGAACTACATCAGGGCAAAGAAACTGAGCCACGACGCGGCAGGTGAGAATGCGCACAGCGACTCCAATACCCTCGCCGCCTCCAAAGAGGACGCGGCGGCGAGTGGGAAGAACTACAAAAATGCCGCGGGGGGTGGCGTCTGCAACTCATCGCCGCGGAATCACAGTTTCAGTAACGGCAGCATTCCGACGGGTTCCTCGTCCAGTAAGAATGATAAAAAGCAGAAGGGGGGTGGGAAAAGTCCAAAGGATCCACTGGAAAACTGCATCCCCAACAACCAGCTGGGGAAGATGGACGCTTTAGCACG GATGGAGCAGGACGTGAAACGCCTCAAGGCGGACCTGCAGGCCAACAGGCAGACGGAGTCGGATTTGCGGAGTCAGCTGTCCACTCTGAGCAACCAAGACCGCAGCCTTCGCTCTGAACTGGGCCAGCTCCAGCAGGACAACGAACTGCTCCAGAACAA GCTCCACAGCTCCGTCCAGGCCAAGCAGAAAGATAAGCAGACCATCTCCCAGCTGGAGAAGCGGCTAAAAGCTGAGCAGGAAGCGCGGGTCCTGGCTGAGAAACAGCTGGCCgaggagaggaagaggaagaagatggAGGAGGCCACGGCTGCCAGAGCGGTGGCATTAGCCGCAGCCACCAG AGTGGAGTCGACTGATTCCCTGCGTGGTCGGATCAGAGAGCTGGAGACGGAGTGCAAGAAGCTCAGCATGGACGTGAAAGTCAAAGAGGATCAGATTCGTGATCTGGAGGGCAAGTGCCAG GAGTTGCGCAAGTACAAAGAGAACGAGAAGGACACGGAGGTGTTGATGTCCGCGTTGTCAGCCATGCAGGAGAAGACGCAGCACCTGGAGAACAGCCTGAGTGCCGAGACCAGGATCAAGCTGGATCTGTTCTCCGCACTGGGCGATGCCAAAAGGCAGCTGGAGATAGcgcaag GCCAGATCCACCAGAGGGAGCAAGAGATAGCAGAGCTGAAGCAGAAGATAGCCGAGGTTATGGCAGTGATGCCAAGTCTCTCCTACTCGTCTGACAGCAGCAACTTGAGCCCGGTGACCCCGCACTACTCCTCCAAGTTCATGGACAATAGTCCCTCCTCCCTGGACCCCAACGCCTCAGTCTACCAGCCTCTCAAAAAATGA
- the srfbp1 gene encoding serum response factor-binding protein 1, with translation MASNIEDKEEEDIEESNNGDEQESVRGEAEGEISDVEEDGGDSEDIKERDCSDDDDDDDDDDDDNEEEEEPEKPKVEMEKKPDQVPIKKEPEVLNLNNEVVHMRKEVKRVRALLSRRIIRQIAGLKTKKGTEEAIEKNKRRVTRLLEEIHTMKVLRPDLVTKTALQKNLNFNEVCKNPKSTMSDRAIARIATHPQFKKKIEDIRAAVKAFSEERRKGGKQTERMEKKDEENVALHSSNAKAKKVEKRKKAKKETSSKEVKKMTNDDEKGTKDETISSEPDEDKMESTHVVPVSEKKVTAETEILKPISAKKSEPQEQERKKQQAKAQEDTPKIAQVMAQENKPKVVQAKAQENKLKMVSKPTKQEEKEGESDLSEEEDKPYFDDSTEERFHKQSSQEESDSDNDFFVGKVSKFKKKKTKNIEDDTAKEDSTGKLKTADKIQSELEELESRLKTKTPKLQTVFCSLSQTKPNRGGRGKLFRGQGKAMGRGRGDFDKKDERGPTGNSKFNRLDARRSDSERTNFRGRGRGDTTRQQARRGPGGVSHQATQQALHPSWEASKKRKEQQGQILAFQGKKIKFDDDD, from the exons atggcatcaaatattgaggaTAAAGAAGAGGAAGATATAGAAGAGTCAAACAATGGAGACGAGCAGGAGAGTGTGAGAGGAGAAGCCGAAGGGGAAATAAGTGATGTCGAAGAAGATGGAGGTGATTCAGAAGACATTAAAGAAAGGGACtgtagtgatgatgatgatgatgatgatgatgatgatgatgataatgaagaggaggaggagccagaAAAGCCCAAAGTTGAAATGGAGAAAAAGCCTGACCAAGTTCCTATCAAGAAGGAGCCTGAGGTCCTGAACTTGAACAATGAGGTGGTGCATATGAGAAAAGAGGTGAAGAGAGTGAGGGCACTGCTCAGCCGGAGGATCATTCGTCAGATTGCTGGGTTGAAGACGAAGAAGGGGACAGAGGAGGCCATTGAGAAGAATAAACGGAGGGTCACCAGATTGTTGGAGGAGATCCACACGATGAAAGTGCTCCGACCAGACCTT GTTACCAAGACCGCCTTGCAGAAGAATCTCAACTTTAACGAGGTGTGCAAGAACCCAAAGTCGACCATGTCCGACAGAGCAATAGCTCGCATCGCCACCCACCCACAGTTCAAGAAAAAGATCGAGGACATCCGGGCCGCTGTGAAGGCTTTCAGTGAGGAGAGGAGGAAAGGAGGGAAGCAGACAGAACGGATGGAGAAAAAGGATGAGGAAAATGTTGCTCTGCACTCATCAAATGCTAAGGCTAAAAAGGTAGAAAAGAGGAAGAAGGCAAAGAAAGAAACAAGCTCCAAAGAAGTGAAGAAAATGACTAATGACGATGAGAAAGGCACCAAAGATGAAACTATTTCTTCTGAACCTGATGAAGACAAAATGGAATCTACTCATGTTGTTCCTGTTTCTGAAAAGAAAGTAACAGCTGAGACTGAAATTCTCAAACCAATTTCAGCCAAAAAGAGTGAGCCACAAGAACAGGAAAGGAAAAAACAGCAAGCTAAAGCTCAGGAAGATACACCGAAAATAGCGCAAGTTATGGCTCAGGAAAATAAACCGAAAGTGGTGCAAGCCAAGGCTCAGgaaaataaactgaaaatggtgTCCAAGCCcacaaaacaagaagaaaaagaaggagaaAGTGATTTATCTGAGGAGGAGGACAAACCGTACTTTGATGACAGTACTGAGGAACGATTCCACAAGCAGTCGTCCCAAGAGGAGAGCGACAGTGATAATGACTTTTTCGtgggcaaagtcagcaaatttAAGAAAAAGAAGACTAAAAACATAGAAGACGACACAGCGAAAGAGGATTCAACAGGAAAATTAAAGACTGCCGACAAGATTCAATCGGAACTCGAAGAACTTGAATCACGGTTAAAGACGAAAACACCCAAACTTCAGACCGTCTTCTGCTCGTTGTCTCAAACAAAACCTAATCGGGGTGGAAGGGGCAAGCTGTTTAGGGGTCAAGGGAAAGCGATGGGCAGAGGCCGGGGAGATTTTGATAAAAAAGACGAGAGAGGACCAACGGGGAACAGCAAGTTCAACAGGCTTGACGCCAGACGTTCCGATTCAGAGAGAACAAACTTTAGAGGGCGTGGCCGAGGCGACACTACGAGGCAGCAGGCTCGTCGCGGTCCTGGCGGCGTTTCTCATCAGGCGACACAACAGGCCCTGCATCCATCGTGGGAGGCCagtaagaaaagaaaagagcagcAAGGGCAAATTTTGGCTTTCCAAGGGAAGAAGATCAagtttgatgatgatgactga
- the LOC144007259 gene encoding transcription factor E2F6-like — protein MLSDAMVTTEDSMEATGSLEDGTPDVSSGIKQAPLKSLEESQQAPQAEPFLPWPIQSSDESAKQNESMEDGGDPGCQDDAVESAVNDPDALHSLGEEALPVDMYPHILRRSRNDASLVLLTRKFLNMLQQSKDGILDLNLVSQELQSSKRRVYDVTNVLEGINLIRKIYKNHVQWLGSWLNKETIKMMNELAEKERKLDELIESCTGEIHHICVDEHTSRFSYVTYEDIQTIPILREQTVLVVKGPEDTTLDVAHPNEGFQFHLKSTRGPIDVLICSDEPLPMEVTSGGVDSDTNSSHVSTATTNDSYTSLVQMPLKNKPSF, from the exons ATGCTGAGCGACGCAATGGTTACAACCGAGGACTCAATGGAAGCTACTGGAAGTTTAGAAGATGGGACACCCGATGTTTCCTCCGGCATAAAGCAAGCGCCATTGAAGTCGTTAGAAGAATCGCAGCAGGCGCCACAGGCCGAACCGTTCTTACCCTGGCCGATTCAAAGTTCTGATGAATCAGCCAAG CAAAATGAGAGCATGGAAGATGGTGGTGACCCCGGTTGTCAGGATGATGCCGTGGAATCAGCTGTCAATGACCCTGACGCATTACACTCACTCGGAGAAGAAg CTCTTCCTGTTGATATGTATCCACACATTTTAAGGAGGTCGCGGAACGACGCATCACTTGTTTTGCTGACAAGGAAATTTTTGAACATGCTGCAGCAGTCGAAAGATGGAATTTTGGACCTGAACCTCGTGAGCCAGGAACTTCAGTCCTCCAAGAGACGTGTTTATGATGTCACAAATGTCTTGGAGGGCATTAACCTAATCAGAAAGATATATAAGAATCATGTACAGTGGTT GGGTAGCTGGCTCAACAAAGAGACAATCAAAATGATGAATGAGCTTGCTGAAAAAGAGAGGAAACTCGATGAGCTGATTGAAAGCTGCACGGGAGAGATTCATCACATATGTGTAGATGAACACACCAGCag GTTTTCCTATGTGACCTATGAggatattcaaacaatccccaTATTGAGAGAGCAAACTGTGCTTGTCGTCAAAGGCCCCGAAGACACCACACTAGATGTTGCACACCCAAATGAA GGCTTCCAATTCCACCTCAAGAGCACCCGGGGTCCAATTGACGTGTTGATCTGCTCGGATGAGCCTCTTCCAATGGAAGTCACAAGTGGCGGTGTGGACAGCGACACCAATAGCAGCCACGTGTCCACCGCCACTACCAATGACTCATACACCTCACTTGTTCAGATGCCCCTTAAAAACAAACCTTCTTTCTAA